In Pleurocapsa sp. PCC 7319, the following are encoded in one genomic region:
- a CDS encoding FAD-binding and (Fe-S)-binding domain-containing protein, giving the protein MIPRLPLRDTLETDVDRFLQALECTDFSGEIRADFASRLLSSTDNSIYQILPQAVVFPKTAADIVTIFQLANQPAFQRLTFSPRGGGTGTNGQSLSTGIILDCSKYMNQILEVNLEAGWVKVQPGVVLDSLNNHLKPYGVFFAPNLSPSSRATLGGMINTDACGIGSHIYGRTSDHILELTWVLTDGTTASSYPVSVKDLAQLKVQGGRIGQIYRQVDEIVTTKESLIEQQFPKMPRFLTGYNLAKVYDPERQFFDLNRILAGSEGTLAVVTAAKLKLTPIPRFKKLLVIHYACFDHALNASQSLLAFNPAAIETIDETILDLAKQDEIYDRVKDFIKDARAINLVEFVSDDTTQLQATVEQLQQELNSHSAQQAIGYYQTSSPGEIASLWKLRKRGVGLLGNRPGQRKPIAFIEDTAVPPANLPAYIKEFKELLNEYQLDYAMFGHVDVGCLHVRPALNLQVPQDEALIRTISDRIVTLVRKYGGVMWAEHGRGFRSEYTALFFGEELYQDLRKIKAAFDPHNRLNPGKIVTPFDSEEQVATLEAPLRGHYDRQVPTAIQTDYEVAFSCNGNGACFNVNPDYVMCPSYKGSLERIHSPKGRASLLREWLRQLALSQERDLDRPGKVLVKFWNTLTKTIGQYDYSHEVYDGLHGCLSCKACANQCPIHVDIPSLKSKFLQRYYTRYLRSPRDYLMGYIEYLTQWQGKFPTITNLVMQNPFTQRLLQSGLGIISPQPVSEVTMRTALQSRNVQFSNLEQLAKAEPSNSVFLLPDLFTSVYETSLILATYDLFTQLGLQVYVLPPLVSGKPLHVLGFLDKFAVVARENIAYLNTLQEFNIPIVGIEPSMVLTYRDEYANFEGGAALNIQLLQEFLGDQSVLLKGRGFANRFPPSQRPSSYTLLGHCSEKVLAPASQQQWQEVFQSAGLQLNILETGCCGMAGIYGYEAEHLATSRDIYQLSWDQHLPSDPNTRVNYLATGFSCRTQVKRFAGWLPLHPIQALQQELKKI; this is encoded by the coding sequence ATGATTCCTCGCTTACCTCTCAGGGACACTCTAGAAACTGATGTTGATCGCTTTCTCCAGGCACTCGAATGTACCGATTTTTCTGGAGAAATTCGCGCCGATTTTGCCAGTCGTTTACTCTCTTCGACTGATAACAGTATCTATCAAATCTTGCCACAGGCTGTCGTTTTTCCGAAAACTGCAGCAGATATAGTAACAATTTTTCAACTGGCTAATCAGCCTGCTTTCCAAAGGCTAACTTTTTCTCCACGTGGTGGTGGTACTGGTACCAATGGACAGTCACTCTCAACGGGGATTATTCTAGACTGCTCTAAATATATGAACCAGATTTTAGAAGTGAATCTGGAAGCTGGTTGGGTTAAGGTGCAACCTGGTGTCGTATTGGATAGCTTAAATAACCACCTCAAACCTTACGGTGTTTTTTTTGCACCGAACCTATCTCCCAGTAGTCGGGCAACTTTAGGGGGAATGATTAACACTGATGCTTGTGGTATAGGATCTCATATTTACGGTCGCACTAGCGATCATATTTTAGAACTCACTTGGGTACTCACCGATGGAACTACGGCTAGTTCCTATCCAGTTTCTGTCAAAGATCTAGCTCAACTAAAAGTACAGGGTGGTCGCATTGGTCAAATCTATCGACAGGTAGATGAGATTGTTACGACCAAAGAATCTCTGATTGAGCAGCAGTTTCCGAAAATGCCCCGATTTCTTACAGGCTATAACCTAGCAAAAGTTTACGATCCAGAAAGACAATTCTTTGACCTTAATCGGATTTTGGCAGGTTCAGAAGGTACTTTGGCAGTGGTAACAGCAGCCAAACTCAAGCTTACTCCTATTCCAAGGTTCAAAAAGCTGCTAGTGATTCATTATGCTTGTTTTGACCATGCCTTAAACGCATCTCAATCTTTGTTAGCTTTTAACCCTGCTGCGATTGAAACCATTGATGAAACCATTCTTGACCTAGCCAAACAAGATGAAATTTACGATCGCGTCAAAGATTTTATTAAAGATGCTCGGGCAATAAACTTGGTAGAGTTTGTCTCTGATGATACGACTCAACTTCAAGCAACTGTTGAACAATTACAACAAGAATTAAATTCTCATTCTGCTCAGCAGGCGATTGGATATTATCAAACTAGCTCGCCAGGAGAAATCGCTTCTCTTTGGAAATTACGCAAACGGGGTGTAGGCTTACTGGGAAATCGTCCAGGACAACGTAAACCCATTGCTTTTATTGAAGATACCGCAGTTCCACCTGCTAACTTACCTGCCTATATTAAAGAATTTAAAGAGCTGCTGAATGAATACCAACTTGACTACGCTATGTTTGGTCATGTAGATGTAGGTTGTCTTCATGTGCGTCCAGCTTTGAACCTACAAGTTCCCCAGGATGAAGCATTGATTCGTACTATCTCAGATCGGATTGTAACTTTGGTACGCAAATATGGTGGGGTTATGTGGGCAGAACATGGTCGAGGATTTCGTAGTGAATATACCGCACTATTTTTTGGTGAAGAACTTTATCAAGACCTACGTAAAATCAAAGCAGCTTTTGATCCTCATAATCGCTTAAACCCTGGCAAAATAGTTACTCCTTTTGATAGTGAGGAACAAGTCGCCACCTTAGAAGCACCCTTGAGGGGGCATTACGATCGCCAAGTACCAACTGCTATACAAACAGATTATGAAGTCGCGTTCAGTTGTAATGGCAATGGGGCTTGTTTCAATGTGAATCCAGACTATGTGATGTGTCCTTCTTACAAAGGTAGCTTAGAACGCATTCATTCCCCCAAGGGTCGTGCTAGCTTGTTACGGGAATGGCTACGTCAACTTGCCCTTAGCCAGGAGCGGGATTTAGATCGACCTGGGAAGGTCCTCGTTAAATTCTGGAATACCCTCACGAAAACCATTGGACAATACGATTACTCCCACGAAGTTTACGATGGTTTACATGGCTGTCTCTCTTGTAAAGCTTGTGCTAACCAATGTCCTATCCATGTCGATATTCCCAGTCTCAAATCCAAATTCTTGCAGCGTTACTACACTCGCTACCTGCGATCGCCAAGAGATTATTTGATGGGTTACATTGAATACCTAACTCAATGGCAGGGAAAGTTTCCGACCATAACTAATCTGGTGATGCAAAATCCTTTTACTCAAAGATTACTACAGAGTGGGTTGGGCATAATCTCTCCTCAACCAGTAAGTGAAGTCACAATGAGAACCGCTCTTCAATCTAGAAACGTACAGTTTAGTAATCTCGAACAATTGGCGAAAGCTGAACCTAGTAACAGCGTATTTTTGCTCCCAGATTTGTTTACCAGTGTTTATGAAACATCATTGATATTGGCTACCTACGATCTATTTACCCAGTTAGGATTGCAAGTTTATGTACTACCACCCTTAGTAAGCGGTAAACCTCTCCATGTACTGGGCTTCTTAGATAAATTTGCAGTAGTAGCCAGGGAAAATATTGCTTATCTCAATACCCTACAGGAGTTTAATATACCCATCGTTGGGATTGAACCCAGTATGGTGCTTACCTATCGTGATGAATATGCTAATTTCGAGGGGGGAGCTGCCCTTAACATTCAACTACTTCAAGAGTTTCTTGGAGACCAAAGTGTTCTTTTGAAGGGACGTGGCTTCGCCAATCGTTTTCCACCCTCGCAGCGTCCAAGTTCCTACACTCTTCTCGGACACTGTAGTGAAAAAGTCCTGGCACCAGCATCTCAACAGCAATGGCAAGAGGTATTTCAATCGGCTGGATTACAGCTTAATATTTTGGAGACTGGTTGTTGTGGTATGGCAGGCATATATGGTTATGAAGCCGAACATCTAGCAACATCAAGAGATATTTATCAGCTGAGTTGGGATCAACATTTGCCAAGTGACCCCAACACTAGAGTGAATTACCTAGCTACAGGCTTTTCTTGCCGCACCCAGGTAAAAAGGTTTGCTGGATGGTTGCCATTACACCCTATACAAGCCTTACAACAAGAGTTAAAGAAAATTTAA
- a CDS encoding peroxidase family protein produces the protein MVNFSGTRGNDDTTTFYLQSELIGDDILMGDLGRDLLQGFEGNDTIEGGPGKDTLDGGAGNDSLSGDGEDDTLVGGDGDDTLNGGRGNDRIFGGIGNDRILGDLGNDRIFGGRGNDYIEGGLGDDTLNGENGHDQLKAGAGHDEVKGGNGDDTLDGESGNDRIFGGMGNDRILGRDGDDFVKSGAGDDYVEGGSGADTLDGEIGHDEVKGGDGDDSIFGGQGDDTLDGGQGQDHIFGGRGNDLVKGGDGDDTLDGESGDDRIFGGIGNDRILGRDGNDFVKSGAGDDYIEGGLGDDTLDGENGHDQLKAGAGHDEVKGGNGDDTLDGESGNDRIFGGMGNDRIFGRDGNDFVKSGAGDDYVEGGSGADTLDGEIGNDYLKGGHGNDSIFGGQGNDTLDGGQGQDHIFGGRGNDTFVLTPGSGVNIIKDFINGEDKLQLGGGLKFGNLDISSQGNNTLIRNRSTGEDLAQLQGVKINIHDFVFEKAPALDFEIQSLDGSGNNLANPIQGKAGEIYLRKGDANYADGLGEMVSGPEPREVSNRVFNDLHINLFSENRLTHLVFGWGQFLDHTFGLAQGGGEEANITWNGDDPLEEFTNEVGHILFNRSVDNDANANNQREQINTVSSYLDSWNVYGGEESRLDWLREGAKDGNPDNNSAYLELDNNHLPTRQFLADKYAGGDLSAVPLMAFMSRLQGDPGAAAFAGDVRANENSALTSLHTLFAREHNRIVSLLPSVLEEQTKFDIARKVVIATQQHITYNEFLPTVGVELDGYQGYDDTVDASLQNEFATVGYRAHSMVHGDFDFPTRLLSDADKDMLEAQGALADGDLDVGVIEIPVNTQSGNPSVISKVGLGPAFEGLVEINYNNDEQIDNQLRSILFQLPVFEENPAFTDGPPIVNLFDGVVDIGSIDIQRGRDHGMPFYNDLREDYGLERVTSFTEMTGENVAEIKQFLDDTELNGFDLNGNPIEIDGEHLIDNWEDVDLNDPAMIDFLAVLDRDGNVVADPQQIAEILATPNGEVEGVTAIRRTTKAAMVEAIYREFIPGDETELQALDLVDGFTGMLLEKHVDGSEFGELQRAIWADQFTALRDGDRFFHLNGSELEDLAAIEEHFGISYQHNLGDIISFNTDLERGALEENVFIAAQDVVV, from the coding sequence ATGGTTAACTTTTCTGGAACTAGAGGTAATGATGACACTACAACTTTTTACCTACAGTCAGAACTAATCGGCGACGACATTTTAATGGGAGATCTGGGACGAGATTTGCTCCAAGGATTTGAGGGCAATGACACAATAGAAGGTGGTCCTGGGAAAGACACTCTCGATGGTGGCGCTGGAAATGATTCACTTTCTGGAGATGGAGAGGATGATACCTTAGTTGGTGGAGATGGTGACGATACCCTTAATGGTGGTCGAGGTAATGACCGTATCTTCGGTGGTATAGGTAATGACCGCATCCTCGGTGATCTAGGTAATGACCGCATCTTCGGTGGTAGGGGTAATGACTATATCGAAGGCGGTCTGGGTGATGATACCCTCAATGGTGAAAATGGCCATGACCAACTTAAGGCTGGAGCTGGCCATGACGAGGTCAAGGGAGGAAATGGTGACGATACCCTCGATGGTGAATCTGGAAATGATCGCATCTTTGGTGGTATGGGTAATGACCGCATCCTTGGTAGAGATGGTGATGATTTTGTCAAAAGCGGTGCGGGAGATGACTATGTTGAAGGAGGCAGTGGTGCTGACACTCTAGACGGTGAAATTGGTCATGACGAGGTCAAGGGTGGAGATGGTGACGATAGTATCTTCGGTGGTCAAGGCGACGACACTCTCGATGGAGGGCAAGGTCAGGATCACATCTTCGGTGGTCGAGGTAATGATCTTGTCAAAGGTGGAGATGGTGACGATACCCTCGATGGTGAATCTGGAGACGATCGCATCTTTGGTGGTATAGGTAATGACCGCATACTCGGTAGAGATGGTAATGATTTTGTCAAAAGCGGTGCGGGGGATGACTATATTGAAGGTGGTCTTGGTGATGATACCCTCGATGGTGAAAATGGCCATGACCAACTCAAAGCTGGAGCTGGCCATGACGAGGTCAAGGGAGGAAATGGTGACGATACCCTCGATGGTGAATCGGGTAATGACCGTATCTTTGGTGGTATGGGTAATGACCGCATCTTTGGTAGAGATGGTAATGATTTTGTCAAAAGCGGTGCGGGAGATGACTATGTTGAAGGAGGTAGTGGTGCCGACACTCTAGATGGTGAAATTGGCAATGACTATCTCAAGGGTGGTCATGGCAACGATAGTATCTTCGGTGGTCAGGGCAACGATACCCTCGATGGAGGCCAAGGCCAGGATCATATCTTCGGTGGTCGAGGTAATGATACCTTTGTTCTGACTCCAGGTAGTGGAGTTAATATTATCAAAGACTTCATAAATGGAGAGGATAAACTTCAGCTTGGTGGTGGACTAAAGTTCGGTAATCTTGATATATCAAGCCAAGGCAATAATACTCTCATTCGCAACCGTTCAACGGGAGAAGATTTAGCTCAACTCCAAGGTGTCAAGATCAATATCCATGATTTTGTTTTTGAAAAAGCTCCTGCCTTAGACTTCGAAATTCAAAGTCTAGACGGTAGTGGCAATAACTTAGCAAATCCAATCCAAGGTAAAGCTGGTGAGATATACCTCAGAAAGGGTGATGCCAATTATGCTGATGGCCTTGGTGAAATGGTCTCTGGGCCAGAGCCAAGAGAAGTTAGCAATCGCGTCTTTAACGACCTTCATATTAATTTATTTTCGGAAAACAGACTGACCCATTTGGTTTTTGGTTGGGGACAGTTTTTAGACCATACCTTCGGTTTAGCACAAGGAGGAGGAGAAGAAGCAAATATTACTTGGAACGGCGATGATCCCTTAGAAGAATTCACTAATGAAGTGGGACATATTCTTTTTAACCGTTCTGTTGATAATGATGCCAATGCCAACAATCAAAGAGAGCAAATTAATACGGTTAGTTCTTATCTCGATTCCTGGAATGTTTATGGTGGAGAAGAGTCCAGATTAGATTGGTTGCGGGAAGGAGCCAAAGATGGAAATCCGGACAACAATAGCGCTTACTTGGAATTAGATAATAACCATTTACCTACCCGCCAGTTTCTGGCAGATAAATATGCAGGTGGTGATTTAAGTGCAGTGCCACTAATGGCCTTTATGTCACGCTTGCAAGGAGACCCCGGCGCTGCTGCTTTCGCTGGTGATGTCCGAGCTAATGAAAATAGTGCTTTGACCTCACTTCATACCCTCTTTGCCCGGGAACACAATCGCATTGTGAGTCTTCTGCCAAGTGTTCTTGAGGAACAAACTAAATTCGATATCGCTCGTAAGGTCGTGATTGCAACCCAGCAGCACATTACTTACAATGAGTTCTTACCTACAGTAGGAGTGGAACTAGATGGTTATCAGGGCTATGACGATACTGTCGATGCCAGTCTGCAAAATGAGTTTGCCACTGTCGGCTATCGTGCCCATAGTATGGTTCATGGAGACTTTGATTTCCCCACCAGATTACTAAGCGACGCTGACAAAGACATGTTGGAAGCACAGGGAGCTTTGGCAGATGGCGATCTTGACGTGGGAGTGATTGAGATACCAGTAAATACTCAATCTGGTAATCCAAGTGTAATCTCCAAAGTTGGTTTAGGTCCTGCTTTTGAAGGACTTGTAGAAATTAATTACAACAATGACGAACAAATAGATAACCAGTTACGTAGTATTCTCTTTCAACTTCCAGTATTCGAGGAAAATCCAGCATTTACTGATGGTCCCCCAATTGTCAATCTGTTTGATGGGGTGGTAGATATAGGCTCCATCGACATTCAACGGGGACGGGACCATGGTATGCCTTTCTATAATGACCTGCGGGAAGATTATGGGCTGGAGCGAGTTACTTCCTTTACTGAGATGACTGGAGAAAATGTTGCCGAGATCAAACAGTTCTTAGATGACACGGAGTTAAACGGCTTCGACCTAAATGGAAACCCAATTGAAATAGATGGTGAACATCTAATCGATAACTGGGAAGATGTAGATCTTAACGACCCGGCGATGATCGATTTTCTGGCGGTTTTAGATCGAGACGGAAATGTCGTCGCCGATCCTCAACAGATTGCAGAGATACTAGCTACTCCTAACGGAGAAGTTGAAGGGGTTACTGCTATCCGCAGAACAACTAAGGCAGCTATGGTAGAAGCTATTTATCGCGAATTTATTCCCGGAGATGAAACAGAACTCCAAGCTTTAGATCTGGTTGATGGTTTTACTGGTATGCTTTTAGAGAAGCATGTGGATGGCTCGGAATTTGGCGAACTACAAAGGGCAATCTGGGCCGACCAGTTTACAGCTCTTCGTGATGGCGACCGATTCTTCCACCTTAACGGTTCAGAACTAGAAGATTTGGCAGCGATTGAGGAACACTTCGGTATTAGCTATCAGCATAATTTAGGCGACATTATCTCTTTTAATACTGATTTGGAAAGAGGTGCTCTTGAGGAGAATGTTTTCATTGCCGCACAAGACGTAGTGGTTTAG
- a CDS encoding LysR family transcriptional regulator, with the protein MPSIPDSFPVNIDYTNLRQLDLNLLVALDVLIAEASVTKAAERLNMSQSAMSYSLKRLRAILNDDILIRTAREMEVTPYARQISDRVRQILVEIQSTLLDKETFDPLTTNETFKIAVSDYVEATIGINLLQQVANQTSAIRIRINNLDKETVMDALDENRIDIAINPKLPLKSWHVQENLYREELVCVFRGDDSVSEITLADYLERSHILVSLRDDFQGYYDQILQSQQQSRQVVWSTPHFMAVPFLLANSDCMALLPNRMAQQCAKAMNLKILPPPIPIEGFTVSMVWHQRNTNNPAHQWLRQQIIEAVREI; encoded by the coding sequence ATGCCATCGATTCCAGATTCTTTCCCCGTGAATATCGACTACACTAATCTTCGCCAACTAGATTTAAATTTGTTAGTCGCTCTTGATGTATTGATCGCAGAAGCCAGTGTCACCAAAGCTGCTGAAAGGCTTAATATGAGCCAATCAGCAATGAGTTATTCTTTGAAAAGATTGCGAGCTATTTTGAATGACGATATTTTGATTCGCACCGCCAGGGAAATGGAGGTTACACCCTATGCACGGCAAATAAGCGATCGCGTTAGACAAATTTTGGTAGAAATTCAATCGACTTTATTAGACAAGGAAACTTTTGACCCTTTAACGACCAACGAAACTTTTAAAATTGCTGTCAGTGACTATGTTGAAGCGACAATCGGCATTAATTTACTACAACAAGTAGCCAATCAAACCTCGGCTATCCGGATTCGGATCAACAATCTAGACAAAGAAACTGTTATGGATGCCTTGGATGAAAATCGTATCGATATAGCAATTAATCCTAAATTGCCCCTAAAAAGTTGGCACGTCCAAGAAAATTTATATCGAGAAGAGTTGGTTTGTGTTTTCCGTGGTGATGATTCTGTCAGTGAAATAACTCTTGCTGATTACCTAGAGCGATCGCATATCTTAGTATCTTTGCGAGATGATTTTCAAGGCTATTACGATCAAATATTACAGAGTCAACAGCAATCTAGACAGGTGGTTTGGTCTACTCCTCACTTTATGGCAGTTCCCTTTTTGCTAGCTAATTCCGACTGTATGGCGTTACTTCCCAATCGGATGGCTCAACAATGCGCTAAAGCAATGAACCTGAAGATATTACCACCACCAATTCCCATTGAAGGATTTACTGTATCGATGGTTTGGCATCAGCGCAATACTAATAATCCCGCACATCAGTGGTTGCGACAGCAGATAATTGAAGCAGTTAGAGAGATTTAG
- a CDS encoding SDR family oxidoreductase, with protein MNRFEGKVALVTGGGSGIGRATALKFAAEGASVVIGNRKEKAGQETVDLIQQAGGKASFYRTDVSNLKDVQNLVQYTVDTYGGLDAAFNNAGVEDPQAMTPEQTEATFDLVINVNLKGVWYSMKCEIEQMLANGGGAIVNTSSIAGVIGYPGHAPYTASKHAVLGLTKTAALEYAQQGIRVNAVCPGAIETPLLDGLAEGDSATIDYMKSLHPIGRLGKPHEIANAVVWLCSDEASFVLGHGINVDGGFTAI; from the coding sequence ATGAATCGATTTGAAGGTAAAGTTGCTCTAGTTACTGGGGGCGGTTCAGGTATTGGTCGCGCTACTGCACTAAAATTTGCTGCCGAGGGAGCATCGGTAGTTATTGGTAATCGAAAGGAAAAAGCGGGACAAGAAACGGTAGATTTAATTCAACAAGCAGGAGGAAAAGCCAGTTTCTATCGAACTGATGTTAGCAACTTAAAAGATGTCCAAAATTTAGTTCAATATACGGTAGATACTTATGGTGGCTTAGATGCTGCCTTTAATAACGCAGGAGTAGAAGACCCTCAAGCTATGACTCCAGAGCAAACAGAAGCCACGTTCGATCTGGTGATAAATGTGAATCTTAAAGGGGTCTGGTACTCAATGAAATGCGAAATTGAGCAGATGTTGGCTAACGGAGGAGGAGCAATTGTTAATACTTCTTCCATCGCCGGAGTAATTGGATATCCTGGTCATGCACCCTATACAGCTTCTAAACACGCTGTACTAGGTTTAACTAAAACTGCTGCTTTAGAATACGCTCAACAAGGAATTCGCGTTAATGCGGTTTGTCCTGGGGCGATAGAAACTCCACTGCTCGATGGTCTTGCAGAGGGTGATAGTGCGACTATCGACTATATGAAGTCCTTGCATCCTATCGGTAGATTAGGTAAACCTCATGAAATTGCTAATGCCGTTGTTTGGCTTTGTTCTGATGAGGCTTCTTTTGTCTTGGGTCACGGAATTAATGTAGATGGTGGCTTTACGGCGATTTAA
- a CDS encoding nuclear transport factor 2 family protein — protein sequence MPFHDVTELPTGFCNPETTLEQQLSTSDRVQITELLHRVYLCEDSRDYEALKQILVDDYINEHPLFGKHESASSFIEWFKNSPAGFDGIRHNCLNSITRRISQDTAESVSYILVLQLFPAQSRNESPGEKLDSLLPRTIGHGVVCDRWIKKEARWYLQHRIYQQMSINGAYLPDNAMREEAAKTPKN from the coding sequence ATGCCATTTCATGATGTTACAGAGTTACCCACAGGATTCTGCAATCCAGAAACTACACTAGAGCAACAACTTTCAACTAGCGATCGCGTTCAAATTACAGAGTTACTCCACCGTGTCTATTTATGTGAAGACAGTCGAGATTACGAGGCACTAAAGCAAATCTTAGTCGATGACTATATTAACGAGCATCCTTTATTTGGCAAACATGAGAGTGCTAGTAGCTTTATCGAATGGTTTAAAAATTCTCCTGCTGGTTTTGATGGTATACGACATAATTGTTTGAATTCAATTACTCGCAGGATTAGTCAAGATACCGCGGAGTCGGTTAGCTACATTTTAGTGCTGCAACTTTTTCCTGCTCAATCTCGCAATGAATCTCCTGGTGAAAAGCTAGATTCATTACTGCCTCGAACTATCGGTCACGGGGTTGTCTGCGATCGCTGGATAAAAAAAGAAGCTCGTTGGTATTTACAACATCGAATTTATCAACAGATGTCTATTAATGGTGCTTATTTACCAGATAATGCCATGCGGGAAGAAGCAGCCAAAACACCAAAGAATTAA
- a CDS encoding NADPH-dependent F420 reductase gives MKIGIIGSGNMGRSLGILWAEQKHEIFFGSRTTEKGQAVAESAGNNTQGGTNDEAAAFGDVLLYTIRGVNPSEVLTSINVLDGKIMIDCNNYEIPENFAYPAIEYSLAEKLASEVPQARIVKAFNTMAQEVFELAPQPLKEYNVSVFVAGDDEDARKTVMSLAADIGFAPVDCGELRFARLLEGLGDFIRYLIIGQKLGSYTTISVETLPEAEKQHLGGR, from the coding sequence ATGAAAATTGGCATTATCGGTAGTGGTAATATGGGACGCTCTTTAGGTATTCTTTGGGCGGAGCAAAAACATGAAATATTTTTTGGCTCGCGTACAACAGAAAAAGGTCAAGCAGTAGCAGAATCTGCGGGAAACAATACCCAAGGCGGCACAAACGATGAAGCAGCAGCTTTTGGAGATGTCCTATTATATACAATTCGTGGTGTTAATCCTTCAGAGGTACTGACTTCGATTAATGTTCTAGATGGCAAAATTATGATTGATTGTAATAACTATGAAATACCCGAAAACTTTGCTTATCCAGCGATCGAGTATTCTTTGGCAGAGAAATTAGCTTCTGAAGTTCCCCAGGCGCGAATAGTAAAAGCATTTAACACAATGGCGCAAGAAGTTTTTGAACTAGCACCACAACCACTCAAAGAATATAACGTTTCGGTATTCGTAGCAGGCGATGACGAAGATGCGAGAAAAACTGTGATGAGTTTGGCAGCAGATATTGGTTTTGCCCCGGTTGATTGTGGTGAGTTACGTTTTGCTCGACTTCTGGAAGGATTAGGAGACTTTATTCGTTATCTAATCATTGGTCAAAAACTTGGTTCTTATACAACTATCTCTGTTGAAACTTTACCTGAAGCTGAAAAGCAGCATTTAGGTGGCAGATAA